GTCTGCGCCGTACATCTGCACGAACTGCTCCGTCTGGTTCCACGCCAGGAAGGGGCAGGTGCAGATGTACAGGTTGTCCACTTCGCGGCACACATCCACAAATGCCGCGGTCGCGTGGCCGGCGATGAAGCAGGCGTTGGGGTAGCGCTGGCACAGGTCTCGGATCCGGTCGGCCCCTCCCCAGGTGTGGCTCAGGATGATCTGGCCATGCTCATGGGCGAAGCGGCACGGCACTTCCACCAGCGGCCCGCTTGAGGGGTATGTGGCATACGAGTCCAGCATCAGCTTGATCCCCTGCATCCCCAGCGACAGCCCGCGCTCCAGTTCCGCCAGCATCGCCGCCTCGCCGTAGTTGGGGTTCACGAACGTGAAGCCGACGAAGCGACCGGGGTAGGCGCGCAGCATGGCCGCGACCTCGTCGTTGCCGAAGTCGTTGTCGCCCATGATCTGCATTCCGAAGACGCAGCAGGTGTCAAGACCGAACTTATCCATCTCGGCGACGAGGTCGGCGGGGGTGTCATTGACCACGTGGTACGGATCGGCCCAGCCGATGTGCCCGTGACAGTCCGCGAACTGCTCGTCCCGCAGCGACTCCCGCAGGCGCACCTTGCGGTGCAGCGTGTCCACAGGCTCGGGGAACTCCGCCTGCTCGACGGAGCTAACCTTCCGGTTCCAACTCAGCAGGTTCCGCAGATTGCCGCCCGCGATGAGCGCCAGCTCGTCCTCGGAGATGTCCGAGTAGTTCAGTTGCATCAGCGGCGTCCCGGGTGTGCGCTCGGGCAGGTGTGAGGCCCAGACCAGCCGCTCGGCCCCCCACTCGCGGCAGATGAACTCGATGCGGTGGTGCAGCCAGACCGACGACAGGTCCAGGTGCAGGTTGGGGCAGGCGTTGAGCGCCTCGTACAGCGCGCGCTGGCTGCGGTAGATGCGGTTCTCGCTGACCACCACCGGCATCTGCGGGTGACGCTTGCACAGGGCCACGACCGCGCTCCAGTCGGTGCGGTCGCTGTAGCCCTCGAGGTTGCTGTCGGGCGACAGGAACAGCGGCACATGCGCCTCGGCCAGCGGCTCCAGCAGCTCATCCGTGGCCCAGTCATCCAGCGGCAGAAGGAAGTGCTTGTAGAACATCCAGACCGCTCCGACGCCCGCCGCACGCATCTGCTTGAGGAGTTCCTCAGGCGGCGGAAACTCGCGGCTGTTGGGCAGCAGCAGCGTCCAGGCCGGGTGCAGGCGCGGCTGGTCGCGGGTCACGTCCAGGATGCGAGCGTTGCCGGCCATCGGGTTGGTGGACACGGACATGCTATCGAGCACCAGCGCCTCGTGGATGCCGAAGTGATCCATCTCCGAGAGGAGTTGGGACGCGGTGCAGGGGTGGTTGGGGCCGAACCGCAACGACCGGCCGAGAATACAGCAAGCGTCGAAGTAGGTCATGTCAGTCTCCATGGTGCGATCGTCATTGGGGCGCCGCGAGGCGCGTGGGTGGGTTCGTCCTCGAACCCACATGATCGTGACGCGCGGCATGTGCGGGTTCGAGGACGAACCCGCCTACGCCGGCGCGCCGTTCGTCCAGCGCCGCTCCACCCCGCTGAGCATGTCACGCTCCAGCCGCAACGTGCCGTACGGGCTGGCCAGCTCAACCGTGCGGATCAACTCCCCGTACGGCCGGGGGAGTTCGCCATCCTCACGGAGGGTTTCCTGCACCGACAGCCCCGCCGCCTGCGCCGGATCGTCCAGCAGCACCACACACCAGCCGCTGAACAGCAGCGGCTGCGTGATGGTGCCCCGATCCTCGGCGATGAGCGGCAGGCTGACCTGCAGGCCGCGGTCGGTGCGCTCCAGGCGCGGCGGCAGGGCCACGATGTTCCCCGCCTCGCGCCGCTGGGGGTTCGGATCATCTTCGGGCACATCGAGCACGCGGCATTGCAGCGGGCGGAGCGCCACGGCGCAGGCGCCGTAGTCCAGCACCAGCCAGTCCGCCGGCGCCTCCGTCGGCGCGCCGTCCCATGCTTCCCCGCCGATCAGCACCCGCCCGCCCCCGCGCGCGAGCCGCCAGCGGTCCTCCAGGCGCACCGTGGGCGAGTGCAACTGGTGCACCTCGCGGAAGATGATCGCCGCTCCCTCATGCTGGTGGGCGGCGAAGACGACCTCCGGGTGGAACGACACGCGCTTGAACAGGTGGCGGCTGGCGTAGTCCCAGATGGTTCCGGCGGCCTCATGCTGCCGGGGTGTGCCCTCGTCATCCACCGTCGCCCATTCGAGTACGCCGTAGTCCTGCTGGTTGACGATGAACGAGGCGGGCTTGCTCTGCCACCCCAGGCCCCAGGCGTCGTGCATGGTCGTGTTGGGCATGATGGGATAGTGGCTCAGCGTCCCCAGCCGCGCGTGCTCGCGGATGTGGCTGACGCTGGTGTGCTCATCGAAGGTGCGCTGGCGATGGGAGCGGGGGAGAGGCTGCGGGGCGGGCACATAGCTGTAGCCGGTCGCACGGGCCAGCACCGCCAGCGGCGCGTTGGGGTCCTTGGGTTGCGCCCCCGCCATCAGTTCCAGGAGACCCCACGGCACCTCCAGGTCGCAGGCGAAGTTGTAGCCGCGGATGCTGGGCACGGCGTCGAGGCCGTCGTGGAAGGCCGCCCAGGCCATCAGGCGATCGAGCATCGCGCGGGTGCGGTCGTATAGCTCCCCGTGGTGCTCCAGCAGCATGATGAGCAGCCCCATCTCGGCGATGACGCGCGTGTAGACGGGCGAGTGATCCTCGCCCCAGCCCGTGCCGCGCCGCTCGATGTAGTCCAGGTAGCGGCGGCAGAAGTCCCGCGCCTCCTGCTGGATCGCCTCGTCCTGCAGGATGTACCCGGTCACGAGCAGCATCGCCACATCGCCCAGGCACTTGTTGGGGTAGTAGAGGCTGGGGCTGTCGGCCATGTGGCGGAACCACGGGGACACGGCGGCGAAGATCGAGCGTAGCGCCTCGGCCTCATCATCGGTGAGCTGGTCGCGGTGGTTCAGCCACAGCAGCGACAGCGGCAGGCAGATGAAGAACGAGGCGTTGGTGTCGCCGATGGCGGGGTCTTCGAGGTACCACTTCAGGCAGCCATAGGTCGGGCTGTCCGGGTCGGTGTCACGCTGGTCACGGAGGGCCCCGCAGAGCAGGGCGAAGTCGGCGTCCTTCTCCCCGCGCACGAGCCCCTGGTAGAGATGGTGCGCGGTCGAGACGCAGTTGTGGGTCTCGGTCAGGTGGGCGATGTTGGCGACATGGGGCTTGCCGCCCCGGGCGAGGTAGATGGTGCGGTCAATCGGGTCGGACATGCTCACGCTCTCTGCTCTGGGTGGTCTGCAACTCAGGTCGTGGGTGCCGCCGAGATCGCTTGCGGTCTCACGTGTGCGGCGGGCCCCACGGCCGGCGGCGGCACCCGCCGCCTACTTCGCCACGAACCTGATCGTCGGCGCGGCCGTGAAGTCTATCACGAACTTCCCGCCGGTCGTCGGGTACTCGAACGTCCCACCGTGGGTGAAGTCACTCGGCCCGGCGGTCGCCTTCTTCAGCTTCCCGTCTTCCTTCATGTACTCGTCGGCGTACTTGATGACCACCTGCTCGCGGTTGCCGACCGGGTGGCCGGTGGTCGTGACGGCGGTGCCGTCCACATCCGCCTCGGTCAGGAAGTGCCCGTCCACCGACAGACCCGCGCGGAGCATGTTCGCGTACTGCTCGACCTTGGGGATCGGCGGGCAGGTGGGGTCAGTCAGGCCGTGGACGATGACGATCTTCAGGCCCGGGTTGGCGGCTCTCAGCAGCTTGCAGTGCTCCAGGTTGCCGAAGTCGCGGATCTGCTGCATGTCGGGGCTGAGGTAGTTGGGCTTGGCCGGGTCCTTGCCGTAGCCGGCGTTCAGGCTCGTGCCCTCGCCGGTGCCGTAGGCGATGGCGTCAATGAGCCCCGGCATCCCGCAGATGTCCACCCCGCAGGCGAAGGTGTGCGGAGCCAGCTTCATCACCATCTCGGTGACGTTGCCCCCGCCGGACCCGCCCATCGAGTACACGCGGTGCTCGTCGAACGCGATCCCCTTGTCCTTCAGTTGCTTCCAGACGGCATAGAGCGCCCGGAGGCAGTCCATCGCCTGCAGGTAGCCGTGGTCGTAGGGCTTGTCCGCCGACCAGCTTCCCGGCCCGCTCTGCAGATAGTTGACCGACATCGCGATGACGTTGAAGCGGTCGGCGAAGGTCTTGCACCACTTGACGTACTCGGCGGAGTTGTAGACCCCGCCCCAGTTGTGCAGCACGAGCATCAGGCCGGTGTTGGCGGTAATGCCGGCGGCCGGCTCCTGGACGAACATCTTCACCTTGCGCTCGCCCGGCTGGAACGGCCATTCCTGGGCGACGAACTCCTGTTCCTGGCTCAGCACACTCTTGGCTCCTCCTGGGGCGACCAGTGCCGGCGTCCCGCCGGCCCCGGCTCCCGCCGTTGCATCCAGCTTGAGCAGCACGATCCCGCCCTTGGCGAAGGCGCGGAAGTCGCCATTCTCGGGCGGGTCGGGGAAGGTGATGATCGAGTAGGGGAGCCCGGACCCGCCCCCGGGCGGCTCGACCGACAGGTCCAGCCCCGTGTCCTTGATCTGCGGGTAGCGCTTCTGGAACTCGGACAGGTCCGTGTCGGACACGGCGATGGTCACGGCTTTGGTCCCCGTCGGCAGAACGAGCGTCTTGGCGTCACAGCTCTGCTGCGGCACCGGGGGCAGGTTCTGATACCCCGCCGGCACCTTGTTGATGACCCAGCGACCCACGCGGTCATGCCACGGCGCAGCCTTGTCGCCGGGGACATACTGGCCGGCGGCGGGCGGCTGTGGAGCGGGGGCTTGTACGCCGCCGGCCGGGGCAGCCGGGGCTTGTGCAGCGGCTTGCAGCGGCGGGTCCAGCGCCAGCAGGATCAGCCCGGCGCTCATCCACGTGTGCTTCATCTCCGTGGGCGGGTTGGCCACGGTCACGATGGCATAGTCCAGCGTGCCGCCGCCCTGCTTGATCTGCAGCTTGTCGCCGGTGTCCGTGGCGCCGGTCTGCTTGGTCAGGAACTCGGCGAGCTGCTTGTCCAGCACGCCGATGGTGGCTTGCTTGGTGCCCTCGGGAACGATGATGTTGCGGGCAGTGCAGCTCTGCTGGGGAATGGCGTGGTCGCTGAGGTACTTGTCGGGGATCTGGCTGAGGGCCCACTGGTTCACGCGGTCATGCCACGGGAAGGCCCCGAGCTTGACGGTGTAGGTGGCCGTTTGCTGGGCGAGGGCCACTGTCAGGAAGAGGGGCAAGCAGAGAAGGCAGCACAGACGCTGCATCGTGATGGCCTCCGGGGGCAGGATGGGAGAGTGGTTCGGCGGAGGTGAGGTGGAGTCCTGCCGTTGGAGCGCGGCTCTCCAGAGCCGCCTCTCCGTGTAGTGCGTTCGGTGGTATCAACGGCTGCCAGCTGGAAGCTGGCGCTCCTACGGCAACGGCTTGCGGCTCTGGAGAGCCGCGCTCCATCAGTCGTCCATCAAGCTGGCCCGCTCGATGGCCCGTTTGCCGAACTGGCCGATGATCCGGTCGCGGGCGCGGCACAGGCTACGACGGCGGCTCGCACTCTCCTCGAACAGCGAGAGCTGCCAGGGCATGCCCGTCCGCACCAGGTTCCCCGCCGCCACCCCGATCAGCCGTACCCGCCGGGCGCCGAGTTTGTAGGCAGACTGTAGGGCGGGGGCTTGTACCCCGCCCCTGTCCGGCGGGGTACAAGCCCCCGCCTTACAGCCCACCACTTGTCCCAGCAGCCGCGTCGCCTCCGCGTACAGGTCCAGCTCGCTGTCCGTCACCCGGTCCATGGTGCAGGAGCGGGTGAAGTTGGTGAAGTCCTCCAGGCGGATCTTGAGGGTCACGGTGCGGGCCTGGTAGCCCTCGCGCCGGAGCCGTCGCGCCAGCTCGTCACACAGGACCAGCAGCGTTCGCCCCAGCAGCTCCACATCCCGCGTATCGCGCGCCAGGGTCGTCTCCTCGCTCATCTGCCGCCATTCGCGCGTGCCGTCATAGATCGGCACCGGCGTGTCATCCTGCCCGAGTGCCGCGCGGTGCAACTGCCGGCCGTGGGCGCCGAACTCCCGCTCCAGCAGCAGCACCGGCAACCGCTGGATCTGGCCAATGGTGCTGATGCCCATCTGCTTGAGGCGCTGGGCGGTGACCGGGCCGAGGCCCCAGAGCTTCTCGGCCGGCAGCGGCGCCAGGATGTCGGGGAGTTGCTCGGGGGTCACGATCGTCAGCCCGCGCGGCTTGTGCCAGTCGGAAGCCATCTTGGCGACGAGGCGGTTGGGGGCCAGGCCGATGGACACCGACAGGCCCAACTCACGCTCGATGCGATCCTGAATCGCGCGGGCGATCTGCTCGGGCGGGCCGAACAGCTTCAGACTGCCGGAGATGTCCAGGCAGGCCTCGTCAATGGAGATGGGGTCTAAGCGGGGGGTGTAGGACTGGTAGATCTCCAGCGCCCGTTGCGACGCCTCCGCGCAGGCGGGGCCGTTGACCGGTAGGAAAATGCCCTGCGGGCAGAGCTGGCGTGCCTTCCAGATGGGCATGGCGGAGTGGACGCCGAAGCGCCGGGCCTCGTAGGAGGCCGCGGACACCACGCCGCGCGCTTCAGGGCCGCCGACGATCAGCGGCTGGCTGCGGTACTCGGGGTGCAGCACTTGCTCGACACTGGCGAAGAACGCGTCCATGTCGGCATGAAGAATATGGCGGTTCATGGCTCCGGGGTCGCTGCGAATCAAACATATGTTCGATATGATTATACAGAAGGCGCTGCGGAAAAGCAAGATTGCAGGCCCATCGTGGGCCCCCAAAGAGCGCGGCCGCCGGTCAAGGACCGGCGGCCAAGCAAAACGGCGGTCGGATGGGCTCCGAGGCCCTACTTCAGCTTGATGCAGGCCAGCGCTTGCTTGTTGCGCACGAGCAGGTAGCCATCGGCGAGGATGGGCGCTGTCCAGGCCTGGCCGCCCAGGGGCTTGATGCGGCCCAACTCCTGGTAGCCGCCCGGATCGGCCTTGCACATCACCACATCGCCGGTGTTGCCGGTGCAAGCGATGATGACACCGTCGGCGATGAGCAGGCCGCCCTTCTCGAAGCCGCCCTGACGCCAGCACACCTGCCCCTGCTGGGGGCTCATGCACACCAGCGCCCCACCGGTATCGCTGTCGCTGTAGATGTACCCGTTGTAGTAGATGGGAGAGCTGAAGTGGGGCGTGATGTCGTTGTTCCGCCAGTACTCTTTCGGCCCCTGCGGCGTGATCTCCACCAGCGCACAGCCAATGCTGTAGCCGCTGGTGAGGAATACGAAGTTGCCCTCCACGACGGCCTGGGAGGCGTTGACGTTGCACTTGTTCGCCCAGGGGAAGCGCCAGAGTGTCTTGCCCGTGTTGGTATCCACGCCCACGAAGTTCCGGCCCGTGGGCACAACATACTGCCGCTGGCCCAGGATGGTGGCAATGACGGGGGTGCCGTAGCCGGCGAGGTCCGCATCGTCCCCGACCCAGATCACGGCGCCGGTGTCCTTGTTCAGGGCCATCACATTGCCCTTGGGGCTGCCGGCCTGCACGATCACCTTGTCCCCATCCACCAGCGGTGAGGCCGAGTAGTTCCAGTTCGGCGGCTTCCCGCCGAACTCGCGCATCAGGCTCTTGGTCCACACCACCCGGCCGCTGGCAGCGTCCAGGCAGTTGAGAATGCCGAAGCGGCTCAGCGTGTAGAGCTTGCCGTCGGCGTATGAGGGCGTGGCACGGGCAAACCCGTAGTTGTCACGCCCCCCCTCCTGGTACTCATAGCGCCAGACATCCTGCCCGCTCTGCAGGTCCAGGCACCGTACGACGTCATTGTCGCCGGCGCGGTCCATGATGAAAACCTTGCCCCCGGCCACGCTGGGGCCCGCATAGCCGTTGTCGTTCATCTGCGCCCGCCACAGCACCTGCGGCGGGTTGGCCCGCCAGTCCTTGTTCAGGCCGGTGTCGGGAGCGAGGCCATTGCGGCTCGGGCCCATGAAGTGCGGCCAGTCCGCGGCATAGGCGAGGCTGGTGGCCAGGCACAGCACCATCACGGCAGGGGTCAGGGATCTGCGCATCATCGTCCTCTCGGAATGTGTTATCAGGCTATATGTTACCACGACAGACTACACTGAAGCAACAACTGACCGCCCCGTAGGTTCCCCTAGCCAAAGCAGTAGACCAACCCCGCATCCGTGCCGACGAACAGCCGCTGATACGCGGCCGAGACGCCTCCGCCGATGCTCCCGGTGCGGTACTGCCAGACACGCGTCCCGGCGGCCAGGTCCACCCCGTACAGGCTGCCATCGCCGCTGCCGAAGAACACGCGGTTGCCGACAACGGCGGGCGAGGAGTCATTGCCGCCCCGGGTGTCGAAGCGCCACTGCAGGACGCCCGTGCCGGCCTTGAGTGACACCAGCGTGTTGTCTCGGGAGGC
The DNA window shown above is from bacterium and carries:
- a CDS encoding amidohydrolase family protein, whose protein sequence is MTYFDACCILGRSLRFGPNHPCTASQLLSEMDHFGIHEALVLDSMSVSTNPMAGNARILDVTRDQPRLHPAWTLLLPNSREFPPPEELLKQMRAAGVGAVWMFYKHFLLPLDDWATDELLEPLAEAHVPLFLSPDSNLEGYSDRTDWSAVVALCKRHPQMPVVVSENRIYRSQRALYEALNACPNLHLDLSSVWLHHRIEFICREWGAERLVWASHLPERTPGTPLMQLNYSDISEDELALIAGGNLRNLLSWNRKVSSVEQAEFPEPVDTLHRKVRLRESLRDEQFADCHGHIGWADPYHVVNDTPADLVAEMDKFGLDTCCVFGMQIMGDNDFGNDEVAAMLRAYPGRFVGFTFVNPNYGEAAMLAELERGLSLGMQGIKLMLDSYATYPSSGPLVEVPCRFAHEHGQIILSHTWGGADRIRDLCQRYPNACFIAGHATAAFVDVCREVDNLYICTCPFLAWNQTEQFVQMYGADRILFGSDLTDLPISWGLGQIMYARISEEDKRKILGGNLRKIMERYGVKR
- a CDS encoding S9 family peptidase, which codes for MQRLCCLLCLPLFLTVALAQQTATYTVKLGAFPWHDRVNQWALSQIPDKYLSDHAIPQQSCTARNIIVPEGTKQATIGVLDKQLAEFLTKQTGATDTGDKLQIKQGGGTLDYAIVTVANPPTEMKHTWMSAGLILLALDPPLQAAAQAPAAPAGGVQAPAPQPPAAGQYVPGDKAAPWHDRVGRWVINKVPAGYQNLPPVPQQSCDAKTLVLPTGTKAVTIAVSDTDLSEFQKRYPQIKDTGLDLSVEPPGGGSGLPYSIITFPDPPENGDFRAFAKGGIVLLKLDATAGAGAGGTPALVAPGGAKSVLSQEQEFVAQEWPFQPGERKVKMFVQEPAAGITANTGLMLVLHNWGGVYNSAEYVKWCKTFADRFNVIAMSVNYLQSGPGSWSADKPYDHGYLQAMDCLRALYAVWKQLKDKGIAFDEHRVYSMGGSGGGNVTEMVMKLAPHTFACGVDICGMPGLIDAIAYGTGEGTSLNAGYGKDPAKPNYLSPDMQQIRDFGNLEHCKLLRAANPGLKIVIVHGLTDPTCPPIPKVEQYANMLRAGLSVDGHFLTEADVDGTAVTTTGHPVGNREQVVIKYADEYMKEDGKLKKATAGPSDFTHGGTFEYPTTGGKFVIDFTAAPTIRFVAK
- the dinB gene encoding DNA polymerase IV, which codes for MNRHILHADMDAFFASVEQVLHPEYRSQPLIVGGPEARGVVSAASYEARRFGVHSAMPIWKARQLCPQGIFLPVNGPACAEASQRALEIYQSYTPRLDPISIDEACLDISGSLKLFGPPEQIARAIQDRIERELGLSVSIGLAPNRLVAKMASDWHKPRGLTIVTPEQLPDILAPLPAEKLWGLGPVTAQRLKQMGISTIGQIQRLPVLLLEREFGAHGRQLHRAALGQDDTPVPIYDGTREWRQMSEETTLARDTRDVELLGRTLLVLCDELARRLRREGYQARTVTLKIRLEDFTNFTRSCTMDRVTDSELDLYAEATRLLGQVVGCKAGACTPPDRGGVQAPALQSAYKLGARRVRLIGVAAGNLVRTGMPWQLSLFEESASRRRSLCRARDRIIGQFGKRAIERASLMDD
- a CDS encoding PQQ-binding-like beta-propeller repeat protein, which gives rise to MRRSLTPAVMVLCLATSLAYAADWPHFMGPSRNGLAPDTGLNKDWRANPPQVLWRAQMNDNGYAGPSVAGGKVFIMDRAGDNDVVRCLDLQSGQDVWRYEYQEGGRDNYGFARATPSYADGKLYTLSRFGILNCLDAASGRVVWTKSLMREFGGKPPNWNYSASPLVDGDKVIVQAGSPKGNVMALNKDTGAVIWVGDDADLAGYGTPVIATILGQRQYVVPTGRNFVGVDTNTGKTLWRFPWANKCNVNASQAVVEGNFVFLTSGYSIGCALVEITPQGPKEYWRNNDITPHFSSPIYYNGYIYSDSDTGGALVCMSPQQGQVCWRQGGFEKGGLLIADGVIIACTGNTGDVVMCKADPGGYQELGRIKPLGGQAWTAPILADGYLLVRNKQALACIKLK